The following coding sequences are from one Carassius gibelio isolate Cgi1373 ecotype wild population from Czech Republic chromosome B7, carGib1.2-hapl.c, whole genome shotgun sequence window:
- the dpep1 gene encoding dipeptidase 1 — protein sequence MMDWVKTVCLVLWVFTFNSVADDFKEQALKLMADTPLIDGHNDLPWQMRSLFNNQLSMVNLNKLNTTHTNIPKIKEGRLSAQFWAAYVPCDTQYKDAVRQTLEQIDVIHRMCHEYPEVFKFAASSQDILDAFEQNKTASLIGVEGGHSIDSSLGTLRTMYQLGVRYLTITHSCNTPWADNWLVDTGSEPEVHGGLSEFGKQVILEMNRIGMLIDLSHVSEKVMNQVLDISEAPVIFSHSSAYSICKHKRNVPDDVLLRVKQKRGIVMVNFYNDYVTCSQTANISDVADHFDHIKKVAGSSIIGFGGDYDGVPRVPEGLEDVSKYPDLVAELLRRKWSEDEIRDALGRNLLRVFREVEEVRDRQKGTKPDDIPIPLKEVQNPCRTDFGYEDKSSSTCIKSFYPLVLVLSLLSKLL from the exons ATGATGGATTGGGTCAAGACTGTGTGTTTAGTGCTCTGGGTTTTCACATTCAACTCAGTAGCAGATGATTTTAAAGAGCAAGCCCTGAAACTGATGGCTGACACTCCACTTATAGATGG ACACAATGACCTTCCCTGGCAGATGAGGAGCTTGTTTAATAATCAGCTCAGCATGGTGAACTTGAACAAActaaacaccacacacaccaatATCCCAAAAATCAAAGAAGGGCGTCTCTCAGCACag TTCTGGGCAGCTTATGTGCCATGTGATACCCAGTACAAAGACGCAGTCAGACAGACCTTGGAGCAGATTGATGTAATCCACCGGATGTGCCATGAATACCCAGAAGTGTTCAAATTTGCTGCTAGCAGTCAAG ATATATTGGATGCCTTTGAACAGAATAAGACAGCGAGTCTGATTGGTGTAGAAGGTGGACATTCGATTGACAGCAGTTTGGGTACTCTGCGCACTATGTACCAACTTGGAGTCCGCTACCTCACTATCACACATAGCTGCAACACACCATG GGCAGACAACTGGCTGGTGGATACAGGATCTGAGCCTGAAGTGCATGGCGGTTTGTCTGAGTTTGGCAAG CAAGTGATCTTGGAAATGAACCGCATTGGAATGCTGATTGACCTGTCTCATGTATCAGAGAAAGTCATGAATCAGGTGCTGGATATCTCTGAAGCTCCTGTTATCTTCAGCCACTCCTCTGCCTACAGCATCTGTAAGCACAAGAGAAATGTCCCTGATGATGTTCTCTTGAGAGTG AAACAAAAGAGAGGGATTGTCATGGTTAATTTTTATAATGACTACGTAACCTGCAGTCAAACTGCTAACATCTCAGATGTTGCTG ATCACTTTGACCATATCAAGAAAGTGGCTGGCTCTAGTATCATTGGATTTGGAGGAGATTATGATGGTGTGCCAAG GGTGCCAGAAGGTCTAGAGGATGTATCAAAGTACCCAGACCTGGTGGCCGAACTTCTTAGGCGCAAATGGTCAGAGGATGAGATCAGAGATGCTCTGGGACGAAACCTGCTGAGAGTGTTCAGGGAGGTGGAGGAA GTAAGAGATCGCCAAAAGGGTACCAAACCAGATGATATACCCATCCCTcttaaagaagttcaaaatccCTGCAGGACAGACTTCGGTTACGAAGATAAATCCAGTTCAACATGCATAAAATCTTTCTATCCACTAGTCTTGGTTCTGTCACTACTGAGCAAGTTATTATAG
- the sult5a1 gene encoding sulfotransferase family 5A, member 1 → MARLDVTETFHSIMFPGHMHTKDSLNYAINFQFQDTDTVIVTYPKSGTTWMQEIITLVLGKGDPTIAQTQPNWARAPWLEQYYCVDVLKASTGPRIITTHLPYHLLAEALQDSKAKVIYVARNLKDVLVSYYHFHKMANFLPDPGTFSDFLNDFLKGAVHYGSWFDHVKGWTSHTKDIHNFLYITYEEMCQDLHVSVQKVSRFLQCNLTEDELMLAQKHCSFNSMKENTMVNYTLIPQEIMDHSKGKFMRKGKVGDWKNTFTEEQSRLVDDVYSSQMTDSSLLFKWECPEKSVRPLMANNTSESHTPREIVQLT, encoded by the exons ATGGCTCGTCTAGATGTCACGGAAACTTTTCACAGCATCATGTTTCCTGGGCACATGCATACTAAAGACTCATTGAATTATGCGATCAACTTCCAATTTCAGGACACAGATACTGTAATTGTCACCTACCCAAAATCAG GAACCACGTGGATGCAGGAAATCATCACTCTAGTTTTAGGTAAAGGGGACCCAACAATTGCCCAAACTCAGCCCAACTGGGCCCGTGCACCATGGCTTGAGCAGTACTACTGTGTTGATGTTCTAAAAGCCTCTACCGGGCCTCGTATTATTACAACACATCTGCCttaccacctgctggcagaggcTCTACAAGACTCCAAAGCAAAG GTTATATATGTAGCCAGAAATCTCAAAGATGTGTTAGTTTCATACTATCACTTCCACAAGATGGCCAATTTTCTTCCTGACCCAGGCACTTTCTCTGATTTTCTGAATGATTTCCTGAAGGGTGCAG TGCATTATGGCTCTTGGTTTGACCATGTCAAAGGCTGGACAAGTCACACAAAAGATATCCACAACTTTCTTTACATCACGTATGAGGAAATGTGTCAG GATCTTCACGTGTCTGTTCAGAAAGTGAGTCGTTTCCTGCAGTGTAATTTAACTGAGGATGAGCTGATGCTTGCTCAGAAGCACTGTAGCTTCAATAGCATGAAGGAAAATACCATGGTGAACTACACTCTCATCCCTCAGGAGATCATGGACCACAGCAAGGGCAAGTTCATGAGGAAAG GTAAAGTCGGAGACTGGAAGAACACATTCACTGAGGAGCAGAGTCGTCTTGTTGATGATGTGTACTCTTCACAGATGACAGATTCCTCACTGCTGTTTAAATGGGAATGCCCTGAGAAAAGTGTAAGGCCCTTGATGGCCAATAATACTTCTGAATCCCACACACCCAGAGAGATAGTTCAACTCACATAA